In one Tepidibacillus fermentans genomic region, the following are encoded:
- a CDS encoding Hsp20/alpha crystallin family protein produces MFDLIPFRRGTNDIFTYFNELEKNFLDNFNFTFPNFRTDIVDKGDHFVLEAELPGFRKEDINIEVDNNRLTIHAKHEARVEDNKENYIRKERRFGSFTRSFDVSNIKTDEIKAEYNNGVLILDLPKKDPNQFHRRINIQ; encoded by the coding sequence ATGTTTGATTTAATTCCTTTTCGTCGAGGAACAAATGATATTTTTACCTACTTTAATGAGTTAGAAAAAAATTTTTTAGATAATTTTAATTTTACTTTCCCAAATTTTAGAACAGATATCGTTGACAAAGGGGACCATTTTGTCTTAGAAGCAGAACTACCCGGCTTTAGAAAAGAAGATATCAATATTGAAGTGGATAATAATCGTTTAACTATTCATGCGAAACATGAGGCTAGAGTTGAAGATAATAAAGAGAATTATATTCGAAAAGAAAGACGCTTTGGTTCATTCACGAGAAGCTTTGATGTATCTAATATTAAAACGGATGAGATTAAAGCGGAATATAACAATGGTGTATTAATCCTTGATTTACCCAAAAAAGATCCAAATCAGTTTCATAGAAGAATCAATATACAATAA
- a CDS encoding sodium-dependent transporter, with product MGKREEWGSRAGFLLAAIGSAVGLGNIWRFPYVAYENGGGAFLIPYFFALLTAGIPILILEFGVGHKFKGSAPLSFRRISRNAEWLGWWQVFISFIIMMYYVVIIAWSANYIWFSVGLKWGKDTNAFLFSEYLHISKGVWNFGGIQWPIFFTLLGVWAVIFFILFRGVKAGIEKASKFLMPLLAVIMILFTIRGVTLPGAVKGLNVLLTPDFSKIFDANTWVAAYGQIFYSLSVAFAIMITYSSYLPEKAEINNSAFITGFANSGFEFLAALGVFGVIGFMSQSTGIPIDKVAGQGVGLAFVVFPQIINQLPAMNSLIGVLFFTALFIAGLTSAISILEVVIAAIMDKFMLSRKQAVIYSSLVGFLGSVIYTSGGGLYYLDIVDHFINAFGIVLSGITEVILLGWFFNLTTIREHNNLLSDYRIGSWWEIMIRFVTPIILGIMTVINFYNEFTKLFGGGDYPLNSLIVFGWGVALAAITFAVIVKTIPGYQKEGI from the coding sequence ATGGGTAAACGTGAGGAATGGGGGAGTCGTGCTGGTTTTCTTCTCGCAGCAATTGGCTCTGCAGTTGGATTAGGCAATATCTGGAGATTTCCCTACGTAGCCTATGAAAATGGTGGGGGTGCCTTTTTAATTCCATATTTTTTTGCATTATTAACTGCGGGTATTCCCATTTTAATCTTAGAGTTTGGAGTAGGGCATAAATTCAAAGGTTCTGCTCCTTTATCATTTCGTAGAATCTCAAGGAATGCTGAATGGCTAGGTTGGTGGCAGGTATTCATCTCATTCATTATTATGATGTATTATGTTGTCATTATTGCATGGAGTGCCAACTATATTTGGTTCTCCGTTGGATTGAAATGGGGCAAGGATACAAACGCATTCTTATTTTCTGAATATTTACACATATCTAAAGGCGTATGGAATTTTGGTGGAATTCAGTGGCCGATCTTCTTTACATTACTTGGTGTATGGGCGGTTATTTTCTTTATCCTATTCCGTGGTGTAAAAGCAGGAATCGAAAAAGCATCTAAATTTTTAATGCCATTATTAGCAGTGATTATGATTCTTTTTACCATTCGTGGGGTGACATTGCCTGGAGCTGTAAAGGGATTAAATGTGTTATTAACGCCTGATTTCAGCAAAATCTTTGATGCCAATACATGGGTGGCAGCCTATGGACAAATATTTTATAGCTTAAGTGTTGCATTTGCCATTATGATTACTTATTCTAGTTATCTACCCGAAAAAGCAGAGATTAATAATAGCGCATTTATTACTGGATTTGCGAATAGCGGATTTGAATTTTTAGCGGCACTGGGTGTCTTTGGTGTAATTGGCTTCATGTCACAATCGACAGGGATTCCGATAGATAAGGTAGCAGGGCAAGGTGTTGGACTCGCTTTTGTCGTATTCCCACAAATCATTAACCAACTTCCTGCCATGAATAGTTTGATTGGGGTACTATTCTTTACAGCATTGTTTATCGCCGGATTAACCTCTGCCATTTCCATATTAGAAGTCGTGATTGCAGCCATTATGGACAAGTTTATGTTAAGTAGAAAACAAGCTGTGATTTATTCATCATTGGTTGGGTTTTTGGGTAGTGTGATTTATACTTCCGGTGGAGGATTATACTACCTAGATATTGTTGACCATTTCATTAATGCTTTTGGAATTGTTTTATCTGGTATTACTGAAGTCATCCTATTAGGTTGGTTCTTTAATTTAACTACCATTCGTGAGCATAATAACTTACTTTCGGATTATCGCATTGGTAGTTGGTGGGAAATTATGATTCGCTTTGTCACTCCAATCATTTTAGGAATCATGACAGTGATTAATTTCTATAATGAGTTTACGAAACTATTTGGCGGTGGAGATTATCCATTAAATAGCCTCATTGTCTTTGGTTGGGGCGTTGCCTTAGCAGCTATCACTTTTGCGGTTATTGTTAAAACGATCCCTGGTTATCAGAAGGAGGGTATCTAA
- a CDS encoding LacI family DNA-binding transcriptional regulator produces MSVTIKDVAKLANVAPSTVSRVIADSPRISQKTKERVREAMKQLGYHPNLIARSLASQSTQAIGLVMPSSTDTFFQNPFFPSVLRGISEGAHQKHYALYMVTGKTEQEIFHDIVQMVQGSRVDGAILLYSKIEDKIVDYLKENQFPFVVIGKPHKDTEEITHVDNDNVRAAKDGTKYLLSLGHERIGFVGGNPHLVVTIERMQGYKKALEEAGLVVRQEYIIHGQFLIEGGQVAVEELMSLKEPPTALLVADDLMSLGVINKLNTMGIEVPNDISIVSFNNVLLAQVSNPPLTSIDINIFDLGFEAAKNLILKIENPKEPVKRIIIPHELVIRDSCAPFKSNDA; encoded by the coding sequence TTGTCAGTAACCATTAAAGATGTAGCAAAACTTGCTAATGTTGCACCGTCAACCGTTTCTAGAGTCATAGCAGATAGTCCCCGCATTAGTCAAAAAACAAAAGAACGAGTAAGAGAGGCGATGAAACAACTTGGCTATCACCCCAATTTAATCGCTAGAAGCCTTGCTAGTCAATCAACGCAAGCGATTGGTTTAGTTATGCCCAGTTCGACGGATACTTTTTTCCAGAACCCATTTTTCCCAAGTGTTCTCCGTGGAATTAGTGAAGGGGCTCACCAAAAACATTATGCTTTATATATGGTAACGGGGAAAACAGAGCAAGAAATATTTCATGATATTGTACAAATGGTGCAAGGTAGCAGAGTAGATGGGGCAATCCTATTATATTCAAAAATTGAAGATAAAATAGTAGATTATTTAAAGGAAAATCAATTTCCATTCGTTGTGATTGGTAAACCGCATAAAGATACAGAGGAGATTACTCATGTAGACAATGATAATGTAAGAGCGGCAAAAGATGGGACAAAGTATTTGCTATCTTTAGGTCATGAGAGAATAGGTTTTGTCGGTGGAAATCCTCATTTAGTAGTAACCATTGAGCGGATGCAAGGATACAAAAAAGCGCTTGAAGAGGCAGGATTAGTGGTCAGACAAGAATATATTATCCATGGGCAATTTTTAATTGAAGGAGGACAAGTAGCTGTTGAAGAGTTAATGTCGTTAAAAGAACCTCCTACTGCTTTATTAGTGGCAGATGATCTCATGTCATTAGGAGTGATCAACAAACTAAATACCATGGGGATTGAAGTACCCAATGATATTTCCATTGTGAGTTTCAATAATGTACTTTTAGCCCAAGTCTCAAACCCACCTCTGACATCGATTGATATCAATATTTTTGATTTAGGATTTGAAGCGGCAAAAAATCTTATTTTAAAAATTGAAAATCCCAAAGAACCAGTTAAACGAATTATTATTCCTCATGAGTTGGTAATTCGAGACTCTTGTGCACCTTTTAAATCAAACGATGCATAA
- a CDS encoding MetS family NSS transporter small subunit, translating into MNTSAIIMFIFGASLLWGGLAVTLTIAMRKSKAKASANQ; encoded by the coding sequence ATGAACACAAGTGCAATCATCATGTTTATCTTTGGTGCCTCTCTTCTATGGGGAGGACTAGCCGTAACTCTAACAATTGCCATGAGGAAATCAAAGGCAAAGGCATCGGCGAATCAATGA
- the larC gene encoding nickel insertion protein, which translates to MKYNSDEHIDDQMIKIEVSLDDMNPEFYGYLMEQLFKFGVNDVYIVQVIMKKNRPGQVLHVLCREEIREKVMDFIFQETTTLGIRYTPYTVHRLEREFIEVETEWGKCTVKIGKRAGKIVQFAPEYEDCMQLAKEHQVPLKWVYDQAKEKGYQWLNEQKLLE; encoded by the coding sequence GTGAAATACAATTCTGATGAACATATTGACGATCAGATGATAAAAATCGAGGTTTCACTTGATGATATGAATCCTGAGTTCTATGGATATTTGATGGAACAATTATTTAAATTTGGCGTAAATGATGTGTATATTGTTCAAGTGATCATGAAGAAAAATCGTCCAGGACAGGTTCTTCATGTTTTATGCCGGGAGGAAATTCGTGAAAAGGTGATGGATTTTATTTTTCAAGAAACGACGACACTTGGTATAAGATATACACCATATACTGTTCATCGTTTAGAAAGGGAATTTATAGAGGTGGAAACAGAGTGGGGGAAATGTACAGTTAAGATAGGGAAACGAGCAGGGAAAATCGTTCAATTTGCACCTGAGTATGAGGATTGTATGCAGTTAGCTAAAGAACATCAAGTTCCACTTAAATGGGTTTATGATCAGGCAAAAGAAAAAGGATATCAGTGGTTAAATGAACAAAAGCTACTCGAATAA
- a CDS encoding VanZ family protein, translating into MLDFDSLTILIGIIILVLINLFLRYKKKKSVLYLTFYSIFFIYILYVIKYTIFPIPIQGPWIEEMKRMPFFSNLNTIPFNFKTFYQEQIILNIILTIPFGFGISYIFKTSWKRIFYIGVLLGATIELLQFLISLLVGFLYRTIDINDIILNFLGVIIGYIIFKIFSQVFLFSVGKYKIKLSPFLEYIYIISKGDFPN; encoded by the coding sequence TTGCTTGATTTTGACAGTTTAACCATTTTAATTGGAATAATTATACTAGTTTTAATAAATCTATTTTTGCGATATAAAAAGAAGAAAAGTGTTCTTTATTTAACCTTCTATTCTATTTTCTTTATCTATATACTTTATGTTATAAAATATACTATTTTTCCTATACCTATTCAAGGCCCATGGATTGAGGAAATGAAGCGCATGCCCTTCTTCTCTAATTTGAATACTATACCTTTTAACTTTAAAACATTTTATCAAGAACAAATAATATTAAATATTATATTGACAATCCCTTTTGGCTTTGGTATTTCTTACATTTTCAAAACTAGTTGGAAAAGAATTTTCTATATTGGGGTATTACTGGGTGCAACAATAGAGTTATTACAATTTTTGATTTCATTATTAGTTGGTTTTCTCTACAGAACTATTGATATTAACGATATAATACTTAATTTTCTGGGTGTAATTATTGGGTACATTATTTTTAAAATTTTCTCTCAGGTATTCTTATTTTCTGTAGGGAAATATAAAATTAAGTTAAGTCCTTTTTTAGAGTACATCTATATTATATCTAAAGGAGATTTTCCTAATTAA
- a CDS encoding glycoside hydrolase family 31 protein: protein MLEDTSFAIHPGKEKIIENTDYRDIGNLVQKHFEHGVLTAHSETGELKVLFYRDDIVRFVMNPFGQASLKSSPALIKEPESVDVTFTETNSLIVLESKLLKVEINKEPLRVTIFDQEGRLIVREGKKGMGYKPSKEVICYKEMGEKDHFYGFGEKTGFLDKRGEKMTMWNSDVYAPHNPETDALYQSIPFFITLRDGKAHGIFFDNTFKSTFDLRTEEEYYSFMAEGGQIDYYLFAGPSMKEVLEQYTTLTGRIPIPPKWAIGYHQSRYSYETEQEVREIANTFLEKGIPLDVIYLDIHYMDGYRVFTFDQNRFPNPKQLVKDLKEKGIRVVPIVDPGVKEDPEYDVYQEGVKGDHFCKYIEGNIYFGDVWPGNSAFPDFTSEKVRKWWGEKHKFYSDLGIDGIWNDMNEPAVFNETKTMDVKVMHENDGDPKTHRELHNLYGLLMGNATYNGMKQHLQGKRPFLLTRSGFSGVQRYAAVWTGDNRSFWEHLQMSLPMVMNLGLSGIPFAGSDVGGFAHDSNGELLARWTQVGAFTPYFRNHSALGFARQEPWSFGEKYEKVIKKYIQLRYKWLPQLYTLFAEAHRTGTPIMRPLVMEYPNDANTYNLSDQFMIGDNVVIAPIVHPFVTHRVVYLPAGRWVDYWTGKILEGNQHHLIQAELDVLPIYVKEGTMIALGAVKQNTNEKDETLTLHLYKSELSTYQFTLYDDDGLSFDYEKGNYLRKIIKVTCQEKEVHLEIKDEGNFKPDWRTLELIVHHGESDINVYVNGKRLSDIKSNTDLPTYVIEQN, encoded by the coding sequence ATGCTAGAAGATACAAGTTTTGCGATTCATCCAGGAAAAGAAAAGATCATTGAAAATACCGATTATCGAGATATTGGCAATCTAGTACAAAAGCATTTTGAACATGGTGTGTTAACAGCTCATTCTGAAACAGGAGAGTTAAAGGTTCTTTTTTATCGTGATGATATTGTAAGGTTTGTGATGAATCCATTTGGCCAAGCAAGTTTAAAAAGCAGTCCTGCTTTAATTAAAGAACCTGAATCAGTCGATGTTACATTCACAGAAACTAACTCTTTGATCGTGTTAGAGTCAAAACTTCTAAAAGTAGAAATCAACAAAGAACCATTAAGAGTGACCATTTTCGATCAAGAAGGTAGGCTCATTGTCCGTGAAGGAAAAAAAGGAATGGGTTATAAACCTTCAAAAGAAGTGATCTGTTACAAAGAGATGGGGGAAAAGGATCATTTCTATGGGTTTGGTGAAAAGACCGGTTTCTTAGACAAACGTGGCGAAAAAATGACCATGTGGAATTCCGATGTTTATGCTCCCCATAACCCAGAAACGGATGCCTTATATCAATCGATCCCTTTCTTTATTACATTAAGAGATGGGAAAGCCCATGGCATATTTTTCGATAATACATTTAAGTCTACTTTTGATTTGAGAACGGAAGAAGAGTACTATTCCTTTATGGCAGAAGGGGGACAAATCGATTATTATCTTTTTGCAGGTCCTTCTATGAAAGAGGTGTTAGAACAATATACGACGTTAACAGGGCGAATTCCAATACCACCAAAATGGGCCATTGGTTATCATCAATCCCGTTATAGTTATGAAACAGAGCAAGAAGTAAGGGAAATCGCCAACACCTTCTTAGAAAAAGGGATTCCTCTTGATGTGATTTACTTGGATATTCATTACATGGATGGTTATCGGGTCTTTACCTTTGATCAAAACCGTTTTCCCAATCCCAAACAACTGGTCAAAGACTTGAAAGAAAAAGGAATTCGCGTCGTACCCATCGTCGACCCTGGTGTTAAAGAAGACCCTGAATATGATGTGTATCAAGAAGGAGTTAAGGGAGATCACTTCTGTAAATATATTGAAGGGAATATTTACTTTGGTGATGTATGGCCTGGAAACAGTGCATTTCCCGATTTCACAAGTGAGAAAGTGCGAAAGTGGTGGGGTGAGAAGCATAAATTTTATAGCGATTTAGGCATTGATGGGATCTGGAATGATATGAACGAGCCAGCGGTTTTCAATGAAACGAAAACCATGGATGTCAAAGTGATGCATGAAAATGATGGAGATCCGAAAACCCACCGGGAACTTCACAATCTTTATGGCCTGTTGATGGGGAATGCAACGTATAACGGAATGAAGCAACATCTACAAGGAAAAAGACCGTTCCTGCTTACTCGTTCTGGTTTTTCAGGTGTACAACGATATGCAGCAGTCTGGACTGGAGATAATCGCAGTTTCTGGGAGCATTTACAAATGTCTTTGCCCATGGTGATGAACCTTGGTTTATCGGGAATACCTTTTGCAGGTTCAGATGTAGGTGGATTTGCTCATGATAGCAATGGGGAATTATTAGCTCGCTGGACTCAGGTAGGGGCATTTACACCTTATTTTCGTAACCATAGTGCGTTAGGATTTGCAAGACAAGAACCGTGGTCATTTGGTGAGAAGTATGAAAAAGTAATTAAAAAATATATTCAATTACGTTATAAATGGCTTCCTCAGCTTTATACCTTGTTTGCGGAAGCACATCGAACAGGAACACCAATTATGCGTCCTCTTGTGATGGAATATCCGAACGATGCAAATACGTACAATCTGTCAGACCAATTTATGATCGGGGATAATGTAGTCATAGCACCGATTGTACACCCATTTGTTACTCATCGGGTTGTTTATCTACCAGCGGGACGTTGGGTTGATTATTGGACAGGTAAAATTCTAGAAGGGAATCAACACCACCTCATTCAAGCAGAACTTGATGTGTTACCCATTTATGTAAAAGAAGGTACGATGATCGCACTAGGGGCTGTTAAACAAAACACCAATGAAAAAGATGAGACACTAACCCTGCATTTATATAAGAGTGAATTATCGACTTATCAATTTACACTTTATGATGATGATGGCTTAAGCTTTGACTATGAAAAAGGAAACTATTTGCGCAAAATAATAAAAGTTACTTGCCAAGAAAAAGAAGTTCACCTAGAAATTAAAGATGAAGGGAACTTTAAACCCGACTGGAGAACCCTTGAACTCATCGTTCATCATGGAGAATCGGATATCAATGTTTATGTAAATGGCAAACGACTTTCAGACATTAAGTCCAATACTGATTTACCAACGTATGTGATCGAGCAAAATTAA
- a CDS encoding LarC family nickel insertion protein, which translates to MRVVYFDCFSGISGDMALAALIDAGANRQYIEDELKKLPIEPFTLHYNKVVKKGVTGLKLDVLLDPATEIVHHRHFVDIVQMIDQSQLPQKVKARAKKIFEKIGKAEAKVHNISLDHVHFHEVGAVDSIVDIIGVSLALEDLRIEQIYTSPIPLGSGQIKIEHGIYPIPTPATLEILKGIPIRSSQVPYEMTTPTGAGIVAALGTDFHGYPSMTVQAIGYGAGAKDFDDRPNVLRAVIGTTNELYLTEPQFSLHHDHEHHHQEHHHDHHNPLTMP; encoded by the coding sequence ATGAGAGTTGTATATTTCGATTGTTTTTCTGGAATTAGTGGCGATATGGCTCTTGCTGCTCTTATAGATGCAGGAGCAAATCGGCAATACATTGAAGATGAGCTAAAAAAACTGCCAATTGAACCCTTTACCCTTCATTATAATAAGGTAGTAAAAAAAGGAGTAACTGGGTTAAAATTAGACGTTCTTCTTGATCCAGCTACTGAAATAGTTCACCATCGGCATTTTGTGGATATTGTGCAAATGATCGATCAATCCCAATTGCCACAAAAGGTAAAAGCTCGTGCTAAAAAAATTTTTGAAAAGATTGGAAAAGCAGAAGCTAAGGTACATAATATATCTTTAGACCATGTTCATTTCCATGAAGTTGGAGCCGTGGATTCTATTGTTGACATTATTGGAGTCAGTTTAGCACTAGAGGACTTACGAATTGAACAGATTTATACCTCCCCAATTCCGCTAGGATCAGGCCAAATTAAAATTGAACATGGTATTTATCCAATCCCTACTCCTGCAACATTAGAAATATTAAAAGGAATTCCAATTCGCTCCTCTCAAGTTCCTTATGAAATGACGACGCCAACAGGAGCTGGAATCGTGGCTGCATTGGGAACAGACTTTCATGGTTATCCTTCGATGACGGTACAAGCAATTGGCTACGGTGCCGGAGCTAAAGATTTTGATGATCGGCCTAATGTATTGCGAGCAGTAATTGGTACGACCAATGAACTATATCTAACAGAACCTCAATTTTCTTTGCATCATGATCATGAGCATCATCATCAAGAACATCATCATGACCATCATAATCCTTTGACAATGCCATAA
- the larB gene encoding nickel pincer cofactor biosynthesis protein LarB, whose protein sequence is MNSKEYLISVLKEVQKGNLSIEEASKKLQVYEDLGFARLDLHRAKRVGFPEVIYGEGKTVEQVVMIFERLVTNHNVVLATRVTEEMGRAVTAKFPSAEYNKRARTILWKKNSKPVHQGYIAVVCAGTSDLPVAEEAAVTAQAMGNETKLICDVGVAGLHRLIDKIDLIRKANVIIVVAGMEGALPSVVSGLVDKPVIAVPTSVGYGANFGGLSALLGMLNSCASGVSVVNIDNGFGAGYQAGLINKGMDPSYKGE, encoded by the coding sequence ATGAATTCGAAAGAATATCTTATATCTGTTCTAAAAGAAGTCCAAAAAGGTAACCTATCAATTGAGGAAGCCTCTAAAAAATTGCAAGTCTATGAAGATTTAGGATTTGCTAGACTCGACCTTCATCGAGCAAAGCGTGTGGGATTTCCCGAAGTGATTTATGGCGAGGGCAAAACTGTAGAACAAGTAGTTATGATTTTTGAACGATTAGTAACCAATCATAATGTTGTCCTTGCGACAAGAGTGACTGAAGAAATGGGTAGAGCAGTTACTGCCAAGTTCCCCTCTGCAGAATACAACAAAAGAGCAAGGACCATTTTATGGAAAAAAAATTCAAAACCTGTTCATCAGGGATATATTGCTGTGGTATGTGCTGGTACATCTGATCTTCCTGTTGCAGAAGAAGCTGCAGTAACTGCCCAAGCGATGGGAAATGAAACGAAACTCATTTGCGATGTTGGTGTCGCAGGTTTGCACCGCTTAATTGATAAAATCGATTTGATTCGAAAGGCCAATGTGATCATTGTAGTGGCAGGTATGGAAGGCGCTCTTCCCAGTGTTGTCAGTGGATTAGTTGATAAACCGGTGATCGCTGTTCCTACTAGTGTAGGATATGGAGCTAACTTTGGAGGTCTATCTGCTTTACTCGGAATGTTAAACTCTTGTGCAAGCGGAGTTTCTGTTGTCAATATTGATAATGGCTTTGGAGCAGGTTATCAAGCAGGGTTGATTAATAAAGGAATGGATCCTTCATATAAAGGGGAGTAA
- the larE gene encoding ATP-dependent sacrificial sulfur transferase LarE, with product MNLVEKEQQLLSKLNQMNRVLVAFSGGVDSTYLAKMAFETLKENAIAVTIQTEYVPQREINEAKELAKIIGIPHQLIHLDALTNQNISGNPIDRCFFCKTDLFTHLIQTANKLNIDTIIDGSNQDDIKDYRPGVKALRNLGIRSPLKEVGFTKQEIRERSKAHHLPTWEKASFSCLATRIPYNETITIEKLQQIENAEQLLFELGLKQFRLRHHGEIARIEVLPKDFSQIIVNHQTIVKQLKKLGFQYVTLDLEGYVTGSLNRQLKS from the coding sequence ATGAATCTCGTAGAAAAAGAACAACAGCTTCTCTCCAAATTAAACCAAATGAATCGCGTTCTTGTCGCTTTTTCTGGTGGTGTCGATAGTACTTATCTTGCTAAAATGGCATTCGAAACATTAAAGGAGAACGCAATTGCCGTTACAATTCAAACTGAATATGTACCACAAAGAGAGATTAATGAAGCTAAAGAATTAGCAAAAATAATTGGCATTCCTCATCAACTAATTCACTTGGATGCCTTAACGAACCAAAATATTTCAGGAAATCCAATTGATCGTTGCTTTTTTTGTAAAACCGACCTCTTTACCCATCTTATACAAACTGCAAATAAATTAAACATTGACACGATTATCGATGGCTCGAATCAAGATGATATCAAAGATTATCGTCCAGGTGTAAAGGCATTACGAAATCTAGGAATCCGTAGTCCATTAAAGGAAGTAGGGTTTACCAAGCAAGAGATCCGTGAACGATCGAAAGCGCATCATTTGCCCACGTGGGAAAAAGCCTCTTTCTCTTGTTTAGCAACTCGTATTCCTTATAACGAAACGATTACAATCGAAAAACTGCAACAAATTGAAAATGCCGAGCAATTACTTTTTGAGCTTGGCCTAAAACAATTTCGATTACGTCATCATGGTGAGATTGCTCGAATAGAAGTTTTACCTAAAGATTTTTCGCAGATTATTGTCAATCATCAAACCATCGTCAAACAACTAAAAAAACTTGGGTTTCAATATGTTACCCTTGACCTAGAAGGATACGTTACAGGGAGTCTAAATCGACAACTAAAATCATAA
- a CDS encoding M23 family metallopeptidase, translating to MGKWFHTKLFLMIILLSLLLSVTPIDAKEKITNQNQERMRLFKKMENLYQIPWYYIAAINQFEKNIQPQRQDLPIKKGIISIFFTKNQWAGFINPNPDDHNPGTIRFFHGIGVDGNGDGKANRDDDMDVLISYLSLLSGYGTTEEHLKLWLTQYYHSEQTAKIILEIAKIYRHFNTLDVTDRVFPIPKWNNYSYRSTWGDRRGWGGLRMHEGTDIFASYGTPVRSVAYGYVEILGWNKYGGWRVGIRDANNIYYYYAHLTGFKKGLKEGDLVKPGDVIGYVGSSGYGPKGTQGKFPPHLHFGMYKFNGRTEWAFDPTPYLRAWERKMKAKR from the coding sequence ATGGGTAAATGGTTTCACACAAAACTATTCCTAATGATTATTCTTCTGAGTCTACTACTGTCTGTTACACCAATCGATGCGAAAGAAAAAATAACAAATCAAAATCAAGAACGTATGCGTCTATTTAAAAAAATGGAAAATCTTTATCAAATCCCATGGTATTATATAGCAGCCATCAACCAATTTGAAAAAAATATCCAGCCACAGCGTCAAGACTTACCGATTAAAAAAGGCATAATTTCCATTTTCTTCACTAAAAATCAATGGGCAGGATTTATCAACCCGAATCCAGATGACCATAACCCAGGTACGATTCGCTTTTTTCATGGAATAGGTGTAGATGGAAATGGTGATGGAAAAGCAAACCGAGACGACGATATGGATGTACTGATTAGTTATTTAAGCTTGTTATCTGGCTATGGCACTACAGAAGAACATTTAAAACTATGGTTAACCCAATATTACCATAGTGAACAGACCGCAAAGATTATTTTAGAAATTGCCAAGATTTATCGACATTTCAATACCTTAGACGTAACAGATCGAGTTTTCCCTATACCAAAATGGAATAATTACTCCTATCGTAGCACATGGGGTGATCGCCGCGGATGGGGTGGCCTTAGGATGCATGAAGGAACAGATATCTTTGCTTCCTATGGAACACCCGTAAGAAGTGTAGCCTATGGTTATGTTGAAATACTAGGATGGAACAAATATGGAGGTTGGCGTGTGGGTATTCGTGATGCCAATAATATTTACTATTATTACGCTCATTTAACAGGTTTTAAAAAGGGATTGAAAGAAGGAGACCTCGTAAAACCGGGAGATGTCATTGGCTATGTTGGAAGTTCAGGATACGGACCCAAAGGAACCCAAGGAAAATTCCCTCCCCATTTACATTTTGGCATGTACAAGTTTAACGGCAGAACCGAGTGGGCATTTGACCCTACTCCTTATCTAAGAGCTTGGGAACGAAAAATGAAAGCGAAGAGATAA